Below is a window of uncultured Methanobrevibacter sp. DNA.
GTTAAATTAATTTATCTATTTTTATCTTATTAATTTTCTTATACATTATCCCAATTCGTAAACAGCATTAAAGTCCTGTTTGTAACAACTGAAAATGGAAGACAGATTCAACGAAAACTTCATATGCTAACCCCCAACGTAATGCCAATAGCTATAGACTGTAAAACAAGTATTCCGATAAACTGGTTGAAGATTTCAAAAGCATGCATATCAATTTTATCCAACATTATCCCTGCAGACATATCCTCCGATTTGAGCGATACCTTAAAATAATTTTTGGATTTAAGAAATTAAAACTTGTGAATAAAATATATTTAACCAGAGAAAAGTGGGATTGAAAATCATGACTTTTTAGGATTCTGTTTTGTAAATATCACGGCAAGCCCAACGACAATAACAGAAATAACTACATCCACAATTATTTCAGCGAAGTTCATACTTTCAAATAAGTTCACAACTCCAAATATCCAAACAACAATTAAAATAATCGGCAATAAATATTTTATTATAAAAATCCATGATTTTCCAACTTTAATAGTTGAAAATTCATTCAACACAGGTATAACCTTTTCAACTCCATAAAACCAACCGAAGATTATTGCCTGAATACCAATCAAAATCAATATTCCAAAATTATTTACAAATTTATCAACGATTTCCACCAAATAGCTGCTGATTCCTGTTGAGAAAATAACTGTACCTATACCTGCAACAATTACGAGAATTGTAACTCCTTTTTTACGGCTCCAACTAAATTTATCGCACAAAGATGAGAGCAATGGTTCAAAAAGTGCGAAGGCAGAAGTGAAACCTGCGAATAATATTGATAAAAATAACAATGGAGCGATAATATGTCCCATTATTCCCATCGAATTGAATATCTGTGGAAATACAATAAATATTAATCCAGTACCTTGAGTAATTAATTCATCCATTGGTATTGATGATGCCATTGACATATATCCCAGTATTGAAAATACTCCAAAAGCTATAAAAATTTCATATAATGAGTTTGCAATAACAACAATTAACACTTCGTCGACCAATTTTGTATTTTTGGGAAGATAACTTGCATATGTGTATACCATTGCCTGACCAATACTTAAAGAGAATATACTTTGCCCAAATGCTGCAAGCCATACATTTATATTTAAAAGTGCAGACCAATTAGGATTAAGCAATGTGGCTATTCCCATATTAAATCCAGGCAATGTAAATGCATAAACAAAAACAAATATCATTATGATAAATAATAATGGAATTAAAACAGATGATAATTTACCGATTCCTTTAACATCTTTAATGGACACTACCCAAAAGACAGTCCATAATATCAATGTACAAATTAGAGTAGGAAATATTATAGTTGTAAAAGATGCTAAATTTGAGCTTCCCCCTACATAACTTGTAAAAAAGGATGCAGGGTCATTTCCCCATCCGAAATTAAAACTGTTCAGCAGATATGCGAAATCCCACCCCAATATAATCATATAATAAATTACAACGATGAAGACAAAAAGAACCAGCATCCAAGCTATTATTTCAAATTCCGGGCGAATACTATGCATCAAATTTGAAAAGCTTTTCTTAAAACTGAATCCCAGCCCATATTCTAAAATTAAAAATGGAATTCCCATGACCAAAATTGCAATTACATAAGGTATGAAAAATGATCCTCCACCATTGGAATAAAGTACGTAACTAAACCTCCAGATATTGCCTATTCCTATAGTTAGACCAATCATGGCCATTATAAATGTAAATACTGAATTCCATTGAGATGTTTGAGACATTTTACCACACTATTCAATAATTAAAAAATATGACTAAATTATATATTAATATTTTAGTTTAATAATTAAATAATGTTTTGTTAAAAATTTATGACATTTTTGAAATAATAATCTAATCCGTAAACCTTCAGATATAAAATCTGATTCCACAATTTCCTAATTTAATATTGAAAAATACTTTCCGCATAATTCGCAAAAAACAAACCAGGTGTTTGTAAATTACAAACACCACAAAACCTATTTAAAAAAAAACAGTTAATATCCTTCGCCGTCATAATTTGAAGCATCATCATAGATTTCTTCATCCCAGTAATTATCCTCTATATAATCATCCATTTTTTGGTTTAAACCCCAATTATGATTATCATAATAATTATATGCATCGAAACTGGAACCTGTGCTTACAACATTAACGTCCTGGCTTTCAAAAGCAGAATTATATTTTTTATCCCCATCAAATTCAACTTTAACATTATACCAGCCAGGAGCATATTTTACTCGGATAAGATTATTGTATGGTTTATATTTCCACTCATAATTCCCATTAGAATCTGTAATCGTATAACGAATTTTTCCGCTGCTTTTTATATCTTTTCCATGGCTATCAACAAGTTTAATTAAAATTACTCCTTTTCCGTTTAACCATTTGTCAGTCGAAATTTTAACATTGACGTTTTCTTTTGCAAAGGCAGGACTTGTAATGAATACAAGACCAATAGCCACAATTGCTAAAATGATGATGATTTTTCTATCCATAAGTATCACTGTGTATAATTTGTTAAATAATAATATTTAAAGATATCCACTGAAATAGAATAGAAACAATAATTCCAAATCATTACAATTTTGTAAAATCGGTGTAAACATACCCAATAGCTTCAACAAGGTTTATATTATAGTTTGTTCAATGAATAGCTATGATAGAATTAATAATTGCTTGTTTTATAGGTATTTTAATCGGAACCACAACAGGAATGATACCTGGAATACATGTCAACACGGCCGGAGCAATTTTATTTGCTTCATCAACATTTCTTTTAACATTCCTATCACCAGAGTTTCTGTGCGTCCTAATGGTTTCGATGTCAATTGCACATGCACTTATCGAATTTGTTCCATCAATGCTTTTGGGAGTCCCCGAGGAAGGAACTGCAACTTCAATTCTTCCAGGGCACAGAATGGTATTGCAGGGAAGATCAAAAGAAGTCATAAGAATAGTATCTGTCGGAGGTTTTGGAGCAATTATTGTTACAATACTAATGCTTCCAGCTTTTGCAATTATTCTTCCGGCTCTGCATGATATTTCAAAACCGTTTACATGGATGATATTGCTTTTTGCATCAGTTTATCTAACATATAGCTTAACGAATTCAAGAAGAGACTTTTTATGGTCATTATTGCTGTTTATACTCTCCGGAATTTTAGGATGGATTATTTTTCAAACCCCAATTTCCTCAGGAGTAACGTTAATGTGCACTTTTTCAGGACTATTTGGAATCAGTACGATACTTTTCAGCCTGAATGAATCCTCAACAATACCTCATCAAAATCAATTTTATGAACTGGATCTGGATTTTAACAAATATAAAAGCATATTTGCCGGAGGAATAACTGGAGCCATTTTAGGATTTCTTCCAGGCTTTGGACCTGCTCAGGGAACAGTAATAGCACAAACAGCAAGCGGTGCAAGTGATAATGATGATGACGATACGGTAAACTTTCTGCTTGCAACATCAGGACTGAATGTTTCGGACTGTCTTTTTTCATTAATTGCAATCTACATTATCGGAAATCCAAGAAGTGGAATAGCTGTTTACATGTCTTATCTAATATCTGAAATGAACCTGAACCATTTAGTCATATTCATTTTTGCATCACTTATTGCTGTTTCTGTATCTCTGGTTTTGTCCTTAAAATTAGGAGATTCATTTTCCAAACTAATGAGCCATGTGGATTATAAAAAACTGTCAATTGGAGTGATATTACTTCAAATACTGATATTATATGTTTTTATCTTTTATTACCAAGCACCTATCGGCTACATGACACTGGCTTTAATTACATCAACTGCGATGGGAATGCTGCCTCATTATTTGGGAGTCGGCAAGTCCCATCTTATGGGAATCCTGATTATACCCGCAATTGTTATCTATATGCAGATGTTTATTTAAAAAAAATAGTTTAGATAATTACCACATTATCTGCTATTTTTTCTGCCTTTTGTTGAATTTCAGAAACATCCACCCCAGGAAATGCATCAATGACACATAAATCAACATGCCCTACATCCAAGTTTTCAAATGCCTCATTGAATATTTCAAAATTATCCCCAACATTATTTATTTCAAGATTGTTTTTTAGCGCATCAATCATTTCCGGATTTATATCATTGAATATAACTTTTTCAAAGCCATATTTCAACAGATAAATTCCAAGTGCTCCAAGACCACACATTGCGTCAAGGGCAATGCCTTTTTTAATGTCATTGTTATTAAGGTAGTTATGCAGTCTAACCAGCTTATCTTCACTAGTCATTGCGACTTCAATATGGTGTTTTGATTGTTTTTTAACCAAGATTACCT
It encodes the following:
- a CDS encoding tripartite tricarboxylate transporter permease, encoding MIELIIACFIGILIGTTTGMIPGIHVNTAGAILFASSTFLLTFLSPEFLCVLMVSMSIAHALIEFVPSMLLGVPEEGTATSILPGHRMVLQGRSKEVIRIVSVGGFGAIIVTILMLPAFAIILPALHDISKPFTWMILLFASVYLTYSLTNSRRDFLWSLLLFILSGILGWIIFQTPISSGVTLMCTFSGLFGISTILFSLNESSTIPHQNQFYELDLDFNKYKSIFAGGITGAILGFLPGFGPAQGTVIAQTASGASDNDDDDTVNFLLATSGLNVSDCLFSLIAIYIIGNPRSGIAVYMSYLISEMNLNHLVIFIFASLIAVSVSLVLSLKLGDSFSKLMSHVDYKKLSIGVILLQILILYVFIFYYQAPIGYMTLALITSTAMGMLPHYLGVGKSHLMGILIIPAIVIYMQMFI
- a CDS encoding sodium-dependent transporter, encoding MSQTSQWNSVFTFIMAMIGLTIGIGNIWRFSYVLYSNGGGSFFIPYVIAILVMGIPFLILEYGLGFSFKKSFSNLMHSIRPEFEIIAWMLVLFVFIVVIYYMIILGWDFAYLLNSFNFGWGNDPASFFTSYVGGSSNLASFTTIIFPTLICTLILWTVFWVVSIKDVKGIGKLSSVLIPLLFIIMIFVFVYAFTLPGFNMGIATLLNPNWSALLNINVWLAAFGQSIFSLSIGQAMVYTYASYLPKNTKLVDEVLIVVIANSLYEIFIAFGVFSILGYMSMASSIPMDELITQGTGLIFIVFPQIFNSMGIMGHIIAPLLFLSILFAGFTSAFALFEPLLSSLCDKFSWSRKKGVTILVIVAGIGTVIFSTGISSYLVEIVDKFVNNFGILILIGIQAIIFGWFYGVEKVIPVLNEFSTIKVGKSWIFIIKYLLPIILIVVWIFGVVNLFESMNFAEIIVDVVISVIVVGLAVIFTKQNPKKS
- a CDS encoding methyltransferase domain-containing protein, which produces MRCECGKRPLDIVMSHILKIMIESGIVGETATLRRNSPVPLADFYYSNLNPQFIQENSLILLHNDFTPETASRLISEVPEVKCVLKGSPQNVVGQIDMESEIRHFEILEGDDTQINVMRTLLGEKVILVKKQSKHHIEVAMTSEDKLVRLHNYLNNNDIKKGIALDAMCGLGALGIYLLKYGFEKVIFNDINPEMIDALKNNLEINNVGDNFEIFNEAFENLDVGHVDLCVIDAFPGVDVSEIQQKAEKIADNVVII